From the Congzhengia minquanensis genome, the window GAAAAAAATGAGGAACTGACACGGCGGCTGGCAGCAGATGTAACGAAAGATGTTGCCGCAAGTGACGTTCAGAAAATGGTAAAAGAGTTGATTAATCTGCTGGACGAACAGCACCGTCCAACACTGGATATGGAAAAAATTATTGGAGTATCGTGATCGCCAGCTACCTGCACAATCCACAGATGATAAGCGGCGTTGACAAGCGGCATGGTGCCGGCGTATCTCATTTTTTGGGCATGGCACTTGAAGTTTATTTTCATAAAATGTAAAAAAGAGGCAGAAAATATCTGCCTCTTTTTTACTGTCATCTCAATTTAGCCTTGCGGCATCAGTGTAATTTCCTGAGCCAGTTCCGATTTAAATTCCGCTTCAGAAAAATCTGCACCGTTTTCTGCGCCGTCATTCATTTCCTGATGAATAGTTTCAAGGTATTCCGCTTGAATTCCTTTTGCCACTCCCTCTGTTGTTTTGGTGCAGGAAAAATATACGACAAGAACATTGCTGTTGTCTGCCAGATTTGCAACATTGCTCTGGGCCAGCGGGCAGGCCATTACGATTGCCGTCATCATGATCATTGACAAAATAAATCCTGCTATTTTTTCAAAGGAATCTCCTCCAATCTTCTGTGCAATTCATTTGTTATTTTTATTTTATAACCAGTCTTAAAAAATTGCAAATACCTATTATGAATGACTAACCATAGTTGACAAGAATAATCCCAAATGATAAAATTATGATGTAAATTGTTAAAAGGAGGGGGTTTTTTTATGATTGAAACAAGACATTTATATTATTTTCTTGCAGTTGCCCGCGAACAGAATATAACAAGAGCGGCGGATACACTGCACATAACGCAACCCACGCTTTCAAAACAACTTATGGATTTAGAGCATCAACTCGGCAAACAGCTGTTCATCAGAGGAAAAAGAACGGTTACACTTACAGAGGAAGGAACATATCTGCGCAGCAAGGCACAGGAAATGATTGACCTGATGGAAAAAACGGAAGCAGCGTTTCATGAGGATAACAAGACCGTCAGCGGTGATATACATTTAGGCTGCGGTGAGACCCGAGTTATGGAGTATATCACAGATGTGTTTAAACAAATACATTTGGAATATCCCAAAATCCATTTTCATATTTACAGCGCAGATGCCGACAATGTTCTAGAAAAACTTGATAAAGGACTTTTAGATATCGGTTTGCTGCTCGGCCCTCTCCGGCGGGAAAAATATGACTATATTGACATTCACCAAAAAGATACCTACGGACTGCTTATGCCGAAGAACTGCACCCTTGCTTCACAGTCTGCCATAACAGTCGAACAAATGAAAGACCTGCCGCTTATTTTTTCTCAACAAGCCTTTTTAGGGCATCAGGAGCTTGAATGGTTTGGAGTCGATTACTCCGCGTTGAATGTGGTTGCCACCTATAACTTGATTTTTAACGCGACATTTATGGTTGAAAAAGGCCTAGGCTATGCGCTATGTCTTGACAATCTTGTAAATATAGATGGCAATAGAAAATTAACGTTTCGTCCGATTGCTCCTGAACTGTCGATAAAATCCTATATTGTAATGAAAAAATATCAGGCTTTCTCTCCCCCGGTGAAAATTTTTATGAATAAGATAAAAAATATTTTGTAAAACTTATGGTCTGTTAACGCAGCAAAAGGATGTAAAACACAGTCTATTTTGCGGTTTTTATAACGATTTATCGCCGCCTTGCATATAATGTATATATGAAATAATATGGAGGGGATACGCATAGAAAGTTTTGTAAATTCCGGTGAAACACCTAATTTGAATAGTTTGCCAGATGACGTCCGTCAGCAGCTCAATTTATTGGACAGTGCGGAACAAAATCTTGCTTTCATTCTTGCGTCACTCCTGATTCGGTTTAAGGTCATAGATGTTCAGCGAGATATGCTGCTAACAAGTGCGCTCTGTCCGGAGGAATTTGCACAGGCTAATTACCCCGATGTATTAGACTTACAAGTTGCTGCATCAATACTTGTTCTTTATGCTTTACTTGAGTTTCATAAAATCGCAGAGCAAACCGCAAAAGAGGCAAAAAATGCGGGTTCAGAAGCCGGCCCTGAGGAGAAAGAGGTCTTTCTGAGCCTACTTGTCATTACAGTCAATTTAATCCGGTTTGGGTTTTTATTGGATACCGCGCCGGAAGAAAAGCAATCCCAAATAACGCCGGAACAGATTGATAATGATATTGAAGCCATATAAAAACGCATGAATGTCTTTTCGGAGTCAAGAAACGTTCTCCACACAAAGAAGAACCAACCGAAAGGGCGTTTTGAAACGCCCTTTCGGTTGGTTCTCATCAACTTTAGTCTAATATACATCGGTTTGACATATTATCTATATTTTTACCAACCTATACGCAGAATTATTTAAATCTTTATGCTTTTTTGAAAATTTGCTTAATACGCCGATAACGGCGTCAAAATACTTCCCGTTCAGACTATAAAGTATGGTTTTTCCTTCTTCTCGCGTTTTTACAAGCCCAATTTTCATCATCATGGTAATGTGATGATATGCCGTGGAGCCGGAGAAGCTGAAAATCTTTTCTAGGTCCTTGCAGGTAACTTCCTCTCTCTCCAATAATAATTCTAATATTTTAACCCGGCTTGCTTCGCATAGTGCATTGCCGAAGTCTAGAAGACTCAATTCCTTTCTGCTTTTCGCGAGATCTACAACAGAAAGATAATCATAGCCAAGAAGAAATACTGCACCCTCCTGAATGCCAAAAAAGTTAATGACGTATTTTGATATAAGACAGTAAGAAACGTATAAATTCTGGTTGTTTTTTTTAATAAAGCTTAAGTCCCTTAGCTTTTTCACATTTTCACTCAAAGTTTCAAATGGGTTCTGATTGTTAACGTCAAGTATTTTTTGATAATTTTTTTTGTAATATTGAGAAAGCATAAGTTCTTTCGCCATCAACTCAAATTGAAGCGTTTGTAAATATGGCTCAGGGTCTAGAAAAAATTCATATAGTCTGCTTTTTTCCGTATCGGAATAGTTTGAGTTTTTGATGCATAAAAAAATTGCAGTCTCTGAATTTATACATTCAATAAGCTTTTCTTCTGAAAGTTCGCAAAAATAAAAGCGAATTAAATTCCGTATTAATCTTTCTTTGTCCAATAATTCATTCTGAAAAAATTTAAAATTAAAGGTTGTCGTAAACTGTTCTTTATATGGATAAAAATACTGAGTAGTTAAAAAACATCGGCCGTGTTCAAGAGTATGAAAAAAAATGTATAAATCCTCGGGAATATCAGAAAATTGTTCCAGCAAATCGTCAAAATACTCAATATTTTCTGATTGCTTCCCATTGGTGTTAAGTTCATTAAGCAAGAACTGCTTGTTGAACCGAAGAATAAAAATAAAAAGTAAATCATAAATATACCCTGGTTCTTTTAACAGTCGAATTTTCGGCATAAAATCACCTCTTTTTCAATTTACTCCCCCTGAGTAACATTAATTATATCAAATAAGTTAACAAAAAACAAGTCATATTGTATCATAAAAGTTAAAATAATTGAATATTTTGAAGCTGTATTTCTTAAATACATCATTTTTATGTCTATTTTTCTCGATTTTTTGTTACAACAAATTTAAGCAAGCAAAATGCGGAACAGCTATGGTGCAATCGTAAAAAGATTCGGCAAACAGCATGTCAATTTGGCAGGGATAATAGTGGTTAATAGTCTTTAAACCATCAGATCTTGTAAAATGCGATAAATAGTTTGATAACCCTGAACATTTCCGAGAACAGACAGCTCTCCCTGAAATTTCTATTTTTCAGTCTATTTTAGTGATGATTGCCTCCCCAAAAAATATATATCCCCATAAATATACTATAAAATATCTGTAAGTATATCCATTGTATGGAAAAAAACGCCGAAAATTGGTTACTTTTGTAAGCTGTAGAATTAATTTCTATTGACATCAAATAGTATTTCCATGTAAACTTAGAAATGTTGGTATTCCAATCAAACAACCAAAAAAATAAGGAGCGATGATTATGAACAAGAAATTTACGAAATGTATGATTGTACCGGCTGTTTGTTTGTCTATACTGGCATCTGCGCCGGGAAACATTTTTGCAGCAAAGTTTAATGACGCAGACATTCACTGGGCAAAGGATGCAATTACAATATGGGCAGACCACGAAGTAATACAAGGGTTTGACGGATTGTTCCGTCCTGACGATACGATTACCAGAGCAGAAATGGCTGTTATGATAAATCGTATTATGAATTATCAGGTTAGGGCTGAAAATACGTTTATAGATTTAGATGATAACTGGTACACCGATGCAATTCTAAAACTAGTGAAACAAGGAGTCATGCTTGGGCATGATAACCAGATTCGTCCTGAAGATCCTGTTACCCGCGAAGAAGCCCTAGTTATGATTGCAAGAGCGTTAGGTATTGAAGAGAATCAGAACAAGTCTGCTTCTTTCATCGATTCTGGCAACATCAGTGAATGGGCTGTTGGCGCAATTCAAGCAATGACAGAAAAAGGGTTTATTAATGGATATGAAGACGGTTCATTCCGGCCGCAGGACAAAATGACGAGAGCCTGCTCTGTAACTGTAGTAAATAATGCTGTTAAAGGTTTTTATAACAAGCCGGGAACGTATAAAGTCGAAGAGGAAATAAACGGCATTGTAATCGTTAACTCACCAGATGTCATCCTGGAAGGAATGACAATCAACGGTGACCTGATTGTTACCCCCGGTGTAAAAGAAGGTACGGTTACCCTGCAGGGAACGACGGTATCCGGCCAGCAAATCGTTATGGGCGGAAACGTGGAATCCAAACCGGGTACTTCAAATCCTGGCGGTGATTCTGATAATGGTTCCGGCGATGGCTCAAATGGAGGCTCAAACGGCGGTTCTGGCGGAAGTTCAGGCGGGGGCGGTTCAACTATTCAAAACGCGGCTGCTACAGATATCATTGTAAACAGTGCATATGAAGACGAAACCGGCAGGGTTACTGTAAGCGGAAAACGGTATACCATTGGTGAAAATGCATTTGATACACTGGAAAAGGCAGTTGCACAGGCACAGACTCTGAATAAAAAAGCAAGCGTAACACTGATGAGTAACTTGAATATAGAACAAACAGTTGTCCTAAAAGCAGACAGCCTGACACTGGACGGTAATGGACACACGCTTTCCTACCGTCAGGGAGTTAAAGATGGCATTCAAATAGAAAATGGGCAAGATGTTGTGTTAAGAAACCTTTCAGTTGTAATGAACGATGAAATAAACAAATGGAACGGCTCTTATGGGATTCAAGCATATCAATCTAAAGTTACGTTGAAAAATATTTCGGTTACTGGTGCGGATGGCGGTATTTTGGTAAACGGCGCCGAAGTAACTTTAGAAGGCGTGGTTGACGTCAGCGGCAATGAATTCGGTGGAATTGAGGTTTCAAAAGGTTACGGCGTAGAATCTATGCCGGAACTGATTGGTTCTGCGGAAAATCTGAAAAACGATACGGAAGAAGACGGCAAGCCAACCGTTTGGATTGATAAAGTATCCGAATTGACCAATGCTGTTGTGGCCATTTCTGGCCTGAACGAAGTACCGACTGACAATGACCAGACCTATTTCTTCCTCAGACAGAATCTAGCAGAAACAACAGCCAATGTTTCTAGCCAGCAGGAACTTGAAGCAGCTTTAGCTAATGAAGATATAAAGGTAATTAACATTCTGACAGAGTTAACATTAGACAAAACGCTGGTGGTAAACCGTTCTGTTATAATAAACGGCAAAGATCACATGAAAAAGCTTTCTTTCGATAATAAAAATGCGATTCAGCTGGTGCATGCCGGTGAAGTGACGCTTGAAAATCTGATAGTCGAAATCAGTGGAAATAAAGCAGGATGGCAAGGACTTTACGCATTGCAGGCATATGGCACAACAAACGTCACTTTAAGAAACGTTTCGGTCACCGGTGCGGATGGCGGTATTTTGGTAAACGGCGCTGAAGTAACCTTAGAAGGCGTGGTTGACGTCAGCGGCAATGAATTCGGT encodes:
- a CDS encoding TipAS antibiotic-recognition domain-containing protein; translated protein: MIMEKMERIKEKGFVEKNEELTRRLAADVTKDVAASDVQKMVKELINLLDEQHRPTLDMEKIIGVS
- a CDS encoding LysR family transcriptional regulator; the protein is MIETRHLYYFLAVAREQNITRAADTLHITQPTLSKQLMDLEHQLGKQLFIRGKRTVTLTEEGTYLRSKAQEMIDLMEKTEAAFHEDNKTVSGDIHLGCGETRVMEYITDVFKQIHLEYPKIHFHIYSADADNVLEKLDKGLLDIGLLLGPLRREKYDYIDIHQKDTYGLLMPKNCTLASQSAITVEQMKDLPLIFSQQAFLGHQELEWFGVDYSALNVVATYNLIFNATFMVEKGLGYALCLDNLVNIDGNRKLTFRPIAPELSIKSYIVMKKYQAFSPPVKIFMNKIKNIL
- a CDS encoding ArsR/SmtB family transcription factor; this translates as MPKIRLLKEPGYIYDLLFIFILRFNKQFLLNELNTNGKQSENIEYFDDLLEQFSDIPEDLYIFFHTLEHGRCFLTTQYFYPYKEQFTTTFNFKFFQNELLDKERLIRNLIRFYFCELSEEKLIECINSETAIFLCIKNSNYSDTEKSRLYEFFLDPEPYLQTLQFELMAKELMLSQYYKKNYQKILDVNNQNPFETLSENVKKLRDLSFIKKNNQNLYVSYCLISKYVINFFGIQEGAVFLLGYDYLSVVDLAKSRKELSLLDFGNALCEASRVKILELLLEREEVTCKDLEKIFSFSGSTAYHHITMMMKIGLVKTREEGKTILYSLNGKYFDAVIGVLSKFSKKHKDLNNSAYRLVKI
- a CDS encoding S-layer homology domain-containing protein → MNKKFTKCMIVPAVCLSILASAPGNIFAAKFNDADIHWAKDAITIWADHEVIQGFDGLFRPDDTITRAEMAVMINRIMNYQVRAENTFIDLDDNWYTDAILKLVKQGVMLGHDNQIRPEDPVTREEALVMIARALGIEENQNKSASFIDSGNISEWAVGAIQAMTEKGFINGYEDGSFRPQDKMTRACSVTVVNNAVKGFYNKPGTYKVEEEINGIVIVNSPDVILEGMTINGDLIVTPGVKEGTVTLQGTTVSGQQIVMGGNVESKPGTSNPGGDSDNGSGDGSNGGSNGGSGGSSGGGGSTIQNAAATDIIVNSAYEDETGRVTVSGKRYTIGENAFDTLEKAVAQAQTLNKKASVTLMSNLNIEQTVVLKADSLTLDGNGHTLSYRQGVKDGIQIENGQDVVLRNLSVVMNDEINKWNGSYGIQAYQSKVTLKNISVTGADGGILVNGAEVTLEGVVDVSGNEFGGIEVSKGYGVESMPELIGSAENLKNDTEEDGKPTVWIDKVSELTNAVVAISGLNEVPTDNDQTYFFLRQNLAETTANVSSQQELEAALANEDIKVINILTELTLDKTLVVNRSVIINGKDHMKKLSFDNKNAIQLVHAGEVTLENLIVEISGNKAGWQGLYALQAYGTTNVTLRNVSVTGADGGILVNGAEVTLEGVVDVSGNEFGGIEVSKGSGVESIPKLIGSAENLKNDTEEDSKPTVWIDKVSELTSAVVVVSGLNEGFTEKDQAHFYLSEVSSETYK